The nucleotide window ttatggttttttcatacGAAAAGTTTTACATggtgtttgacagctagctgttggttttaatttcgtgcgaaagaagtgctgcgtatgttatttcgtgtggaaaaataaggttgccagacaGAGTACTGCTtgtgcgaaattatttcgcatatatttcattccaaatattttatatgtagtttgacagcatttcgcacgaaattttgaacagagtacctagctaaagggtataaaatacatgaaaaaacgaataatcagttatatttttaatcataaaaataacaGGATATAAGCAAAACTATTGAATTGTCTGAAAGCGATTATAGacaattgtaaaattattgGGCCCCTctagttatttattaaaactaaatttgttattatttttattacgacaattttttatacaactaaattaaataattcgcAACCAATCAGACAATTGTTTCCTGTTTCCGCTACAGTTTCTGCAACTACATATTATTTCCAACTGTGGACATTAAGTAGTTTAGTAGTAGCTGGTCATACAACCAGTCcaaaagagagagagaaaataaacaacatttatttttttaagcaattgCAGATGTATTTGTGTGGAATGTCTGATGACAGTCGTCAAATattgttgtgtttattttacTAAGCTCTGCTAAACACTCACTAAAATAACAAGTATTTTAAGTTGTGCTATTGTTAttgcaaaaattcttaaataaaattataaaaatattaaataaaactacattCCATTAGCACACAAGTCCAATAAGgaattatttatacatattttaaacagTTTAATAAAGTGTGAAAAAATTCCCTAAAACTAAACTagatattaataaaaagaaatgacGCTTAAATATAGTCATGCCATAGTGGCCAGGtgcgtaataaaataaaagcaataaaaattattgaaatatttcagATATTTCAGATATTAAAGTTATCAAACGACTTTTTGTGTAAATCTAATGTAATCTGTAAATATACTGTGTGTTGGTATctcattaaaaaattgatttttttttttttggaagaagaTATTTTTGACATACTTTATTTGTGGTCTATGGTAAGAAATTCTGTTAAAAAGGCAAACTCTAGTTATTCATTGCTCCTAGTTAAGTAGGCCAATAGGGCGTTGTTGTTTATATCCTTAAATACATCaggatatttttgttgttgttagttaCAACATTGCTGCCAATTTGTATTCTTCTAGTTGGTTTCATTTCTATTCCAGTTCAAATTCAATTTCCTTTTTAATGTGTGTTTGAGTGCGTGTGTATGTTGTCATGTTtggatttcaaatttttagttaGATTTTCTTATTGTACATAGTTTGTTGTTTAATTCGCACTGAAATTTTTAGTGTGTAGTTTGGGTGTGGTGTGATtgtacgtttcttttttttcaatttgtattttatttaacattaattCGCTTTATATCTCACTCAATTCATAGTGTAAACAAGTGTGTTTGGtgtgcaaaagaaaaaaaaacaatatcatcatcatcaccttTACTGTGGGAGTAGATAAGTGGTTAATAATGATGGCACTATACATACTGAGTGTGTGCACAAAATACAATGCAACAGTGTAAcagcaaatacaattgaaattatGAACTTCATTATAAAATTGAGCAaaatccaaatgaaattgagaatttcagaaatttacaaaaaaaaattcaattcatgaattttcgaacatattttaaaaagtttattttctgatactattttgaaaatacttaaattcatgatcattttgaattttttttttcaaaatttaaaaattctaaaaattttctaatttgagAAAATTCCGATTGAAGTTTAGAATTTTAATacgaaattgaaaaaatttcaaatgatattgagaatttctatttaaaatttgtaaaattcctATTGAAATTACGAACttcaatattaaaatagaaaatttcaatatgaaattgagaaaaatctaaatatgattgagaattttaatatgaaatggAAAAAcatccaaatgaaattgagaattcaAATatgtttcaatttcaattaaaaaaaaaattaaattaagaaatttttaattctttttagaTTCCTagaatatttcgaattttcgaacatattttaaaaagcttattttctgttactatgtatgtatgtatattaaaaatatgtacattgtacattaggccgggtcgatttgtatggaggatcaaaaagtaaaaaatcgtatagaaagtttcctcaagaaaccataggtctaaaatcaaatcctatcttgcacatttcgtcttttatccaataaaaaaactattaaaaaataaatttatattgaaatatcattggataaaagacgaaatgcgcaagatagtatttgattttagacctatggtttcttggggaaaatttctcagaattttccatagaatgcgtttctgctattgTACTcactttaaaattcataattttgaattatttttttcaaaattttttcgttcgtatttgaaaaatttaagaaatcggTCTAAAATGAAACTAAGAAACTTAAGAATTCTCATGatttagagattattttaacagctttaaaaaaattacgaacaaaaattctaattttccaattgtattatCATTAGGCTTTTGCTTAATCTAGAGATTATTTCaacagttttaaaaatgtttccaatTTTCTAATTTGATTtctaattttcgaacataatattgcATTCTCATCAGGTTTATGAATGGATGCCAAATGAAAGCCTAAAGTCGGGCTACCAGAACtagttcaaaattcaattacaaattttgtcctaaactaaaaaaaagtcaaaccaATATTGCACCTCAAAAGCACATGTTTCCTATCCTTAATTAGTATTCTCAAATTTATATGGAATTCTctgaatttgaaatttgaattttctcaatatcaattttctttggaattctttcaatttcaaattggaattttcaatatcatttggtattttctcaatttacaaaattaaatttttctccccattaacacgaactctggttaggtgctaactaatagttatactgtcgtttaaaattatttttatatgcaaactgtcagtttaactattagttaacacataaccagccttcgtgttaatgggggttaatcatagaatacaaattaataaaacatgTCAATACATTGGGGGCATTTACATTATGACTTTAagtcatgttttattttttgtactaacAAATTTTGACGTCTAAACATAAGGCAAGTTGTCtgtttttcaagactttttttgatattctgCTTTAAGCTCTTTTCTGATTGGTTGTTGATACGATTATATGCCAAAAAAAGGCAAACGTGGTTGACAAAAAAAGGCATCGTATAAATGCAAGGGGATTTTCGTAGGggttttaatagaaaaacaaaaaaaacgacATGATTTTAAATCAAAGTGTAAATGCCACCTTCGTcttgaattaggtttttgacaacggacttttttaattttattagaattttctcaatttcatttaaaattctcAATTACTTAATGTATTttgtcaatttcaatgaaaaatgctatagaccgttaaaaaaattcagtttcgAATAAAATTGTTTCCATCCCATTTTATCATTCCTTAAACACCATaaatcaaaactaaaatttgaattgtAGTGGCTACAAAtttcaattacatattttttttaatttttctatttcagTTTTGAAAATTGTAGCCACTAATAACTGTCACATTGTTGTAACGAATATATATCTGTTTTTGGTTCATTTAAATggtgtgcaaaaaaaaaatacatctaTTTAACATATAGTCTGTAATTGAATGCTGCAATTGTTGTTGCCACAATATTactaatatttgaataaatactCTTCAATAATATAATCTTTATTAATCTAAATTTATGGCGAGAAATTGACTTTTTCAAGTAGATTACCATACGTCAATTAACATACGTATGTGTTTGTATTGCGTATCTAATAAGTGGTTAATTATTCACTTTATCATTTTGACAATGGAGGCAAGACATGATTGCTTTAGGTCTTATGTCTATGGAAATTATGTGAGAAAGTTAGAAACACATTATTTGGTGAAACAGTGTTTTTCCCGGGTTATAAGagatttttctcgattttaaccTAATGTAGGTCTGAAtttctatggcgttatatacataGTTGGGGAGGTCTTTGCAATAGCTTTCATTTGTTATACATTAAGataaagtttaaaaacaaatttgaaaaatttgtttgttgtaacAAAATATCCATAATGTCtatgttaattaattaataatccTGATATAGATACAAAAATAGGTCACTAGTCGTCATTTTTTGCTTATAGCTCAGCCTCAGTTCTGGTAGATGTTcccaatcatgtatgtaagacgcatatggctatatcgactcctctatctataacgatccagacaaatgtaattttatttaaagaaactgTTTGGCCTTTGTATTGCttgatatatacataaataatagacgaaaatctaataaattttaCTGCTATAAAATAGTAAACTTTACTCATTTTAATTTTCCTACTCTATTTTCAGAATATCCGAttcattaaaaacgaaaaaagacttTAATCTTGAATTGGCTAAAGAACAGCACAAACAATACTGTAGTTTATTGAGGGAAATTGGTTTAGATGTCATTGAATTACCGCCCGATGACGAGTTACCGGAAAGTGTGTTTGTGGAAACGTCGGCGGTGATATGTAATGGAGTGGCGTTAATAGGAAAATCGGATAATCCAATGAGACAAAAAGAAGTTagttgaaaattgaaaaaataaaacttttaaatacaatttaatttataaaatttgtttgtgtttttaaaaattttaggccAATAGTATGGcgataatattgaaaaaagaatTAGATATACCCGTAGAAGTGATAGAGAATCCCAACGCACAATTGGATGGTGGTGATGTCTTATTTACAGGTATAAATATCAatgattaaatgtttaaatcttttaaaaaattaaaattctttaggCAGAGAATTCTTTGTGGGCATTTCCGAATACACAAATGAAGATGGTGCTAGAGCAGTGGCTATGACATTTCCCGAATATCCAGTAACGCCTATCAAGGTAAAACATTTCGCAGTTATACACTTTCAGTTactcacattttataaaaaaaaataattttaaatcccttCAAAGGTTGGTGGTGGTAACAAATGTCTTAAATACTATATCACTATGGCTGGTCCCGATGTGCTGTGCGTTAGCTCTAGTAAAACATGTGTGGAAATTCTTAAACGAATGGAGCGTGAAGCtagttttaaatatcaaaaaatcacCCTACCCGAAGAACATGCTGCCAATATGTTATACATCAATGGCACTTTAGTACATAGATCACCTTTGGAAATCACTGAATCGCACAAAGTATTAAAACCGaatcttttatttttgcagaaataaatataaatcccTTTCTTTATATTTCCTTTTagataattaaagaaaaaattgacaTTCCTACGCGCAACATTAATATTAGTGAATTTAGCCAATTTTCTTTGGGTTTAACCTCCTCCTGTCTTCTTCTCAGACGCTGGAAGTCCATACGCAGCATTtagattatttaaaaagtatttttttgtgaaaataatcaAGGCAAAACAAAAATCATGGCAATATTATTCcggttaacaaaattttctatctTCCGTAGTTCTAAATTAAGGtagctaaattaaaatttattattatattattagtaTTGCAATATAACacaatattatacaaatatcaatatacgtttttgttatactttataaaaaaaaattacaatattatattattattattaacaaaaagtagttatttaataaaaattaaatgcatacataataaatatttacaatgtaAATGTTGTaacgtaataaaataaattgtttactactattttcatgGATAGaatgcacttttttaaaaaaaaaaaaggcaaacgttggaaaattccatttttggactAGTTTAAGAATCtgcaataaatgtatgtaattacTAGTAAATTATATTGAATATAACATAATTTGTAGTTAGAGTATATATTCATATCATTTACCGTTACTGACATTACAATGGAAAAATTCATTGACAACTATATTCcgtaatttcagttttcaaaaacatgacacggcaaatatttattcaaaaaagcgtaaccactttttttagcataaatttgtttataaaatatgtaaaactaaatatttattttgaatcatcttaaataatatattcttttgaaataaataaaataattcaaatatattttatttagtggtgacgtctttttcgtcaaatatttgccatgtgtgatcctaccttaagatAAATTCAAACTTAGTAGTTGTTCTATTAAAGACAGAAATGGAAGGGATAGAGACTGGACCCCAAGAACACAAATAAAACAGTTGTTGTAACAATTCTACTGTTGTATTATGGTAAGGGGCTGCTTTTCAGGACAACGTATGAGTCCAATTCTTATCATAAAATATAATGTGACTGGAATTGGAAACAGatccatattaaacgatgttatgtatacTTACGCTAAGGAAAGTATGCTCCTAAATTGGAGATTCCAGCATGACAATGACCCGAAACTCATCTCTAGGTGTAACAGAGTGTTACGTCATATCTCTATATAATAGAAAACCTATAAGAAATTGTT belongs to Calliphora vicina chromosome 4, idCalVici1.1, whole genome shotgun sequence and includes:
- the LOC135957426 gene encoding N(G),N(G)-dimethylarginine dimethylaminohydrolase 1, with the protein product MTLKYSHAIVARISDSLKTKKDFNLELAKEQHKQYCSLLREIGLDVIELPPDDELPESVFVETSAVICNGVALIGKSDNPMRQKEANSMAIILKKELDIPVEVIENPNAQLDGGDVLFTGREFFVGISEYTNEDGARAVAMTFPEYPVTPIKVGGGNKCLKYYITMAGPDVLCVSSSKTCVEILKRMEREASFKYQKITLPEEHAANMLYINGTLVHRSPLEITESHKIIKEKIDIPTRNINISEFSQFSLGLTSSCLLLRRWKSIRSI